Part of the Phycisphaerales bacterium AB-hyl4 genome, TCCGGCGGCTTGACTTCGATGCCCGCGTTGCCGTTGGGCAGGCGTGTGCGTTTGCAGGCGTCGATGTACTCGACGACTTTGTCGGTGCTCACCGATTCGTAGGTGAGCAGGGCGGCCATGTAGTGCAGGGGGAAGTAGGTTTTGAGGTAGGCGGTCTGGTAGGCGACGATCGCGTAGCCGGTGGAGTGCGACTTGTTGAAGCCGTAGCCTGCGAACTTGAGGATGAGGTCGTAAAGCTCTTCGGCTTGCGCGGCGATCATGCCTTTGGTCTGCGAGCCTTTGACGAACTTCTCCCGGCCGGCGTTGATGGTCTTTTCTTTTTTCTTCGAGATCGCCTTGATGAGCGTGTAGGCTTCGCGCAGCGGGATGCCGCCGAGCTGGTTGGCGACCTGCATGACCTGTTCCTGGTAGACCATGATGCCGTAGGTCTCTTCGGTCAGGCGGTCGACGACTTCGTGGACTTTGGGCACGTTCTCCCGGCCGTGCTTTCGGTTGTTGTAGTTGGGGATCAGCTCCATCGGGCCGGGGCGGTAGAGCGCGTTGGCGGCGATGAGGTCTTCGAGGCGGTCGGGCTTCATGGACATGAGCAGGTTGCGCATGCCGCCGGACTCAAACTGGAACACGCCCGCCGTGTCGCCGCGCTGGAAGAGTGCGAGCACGTTGGGGTCGTCGTAGGTGAGGCGTTCGAGGTCGAGGGGGTCGACGCCCACGCCGTCACGGCGTGGGCTTCCGATTGCTTCCCGGATTTCGTTCTCATCGAAGCTTTGTCGGATGAGTGATTTGGCGCGTTCGATGATGCTGAGCGTGCGCAGGCCGAGGAAGTCCATCTTGAGCAGGCCAACCTTTTCGCACGTCGGGCCGTCCCATTGCGTGACGAGTTGATCCGTGCCGGCCGGCTGATAGAGCGGGACGATGTTTTCCAGCGGCTGGGTCGCCATGACCAGCGCACAGGCGTGGACGCCGGCGTGTCGCGCGAGGCCTTCGAGTCGACGGGCCGTGTCGATCATCGCGCGATGCTGCACGCTGTCGCCGTAGAGTTTTTTAAGGTCCGGCTCCTGATCGAGCGCCTTGTCGATGGTCGTGCCGAGCCCGTCGCCGACGAGCTTGCAGACCTTGTCGACTTCGCTCAGGGGCACGTCGAGCACGCGGCCGACGTCGCGGATGGCGGCCTTGGCTTTGAGGACGTTGAAGGTGATGATCTGCGCGACGTAGCCATACTTTTCGCGGACGTATTCGATGATCTGTCCGCGGCCGTCCTGGCAGATGTCGATATCGATATCGGGGTATTCGGAGCGGTCGGGGTCGGTGAAGCGTTCAAAGAGCAGGCCGTACTTGACCGGGCATGCGTTGGAGATGCCCAGCACGTAGCCGACCATCGTGCCGACGCCCGAGCCGCGGGCGTTACAGGGGATGCCGTTGGCGCGGGCGTAGTTGACGCAGTCCCAGACGATGAGGAAGTAGGCGCTGATGAGCTTGTCCGCGAGCACCTGAAGTTCGCGTTCGAGGCGGGCGCGAATTTCGTCGGTGATGCCGTCTTTGCCGTACCGCCAGATGAGGCCCGCTTCGCAGAGATCGCGCAGGGCGTCGTCGCAGCCTTCTTTGAGGGCGTCGGCCGTGAGGTGCTTGTCCTTGCCTTCATCGAAGGGGACAAGGTCATACTGCGAGCCGAACTTTGTGAACCATTCGGTGGAGCCTTCGGGCAAAGTGGGATGTGGGATGTGGGATGTGGGATGTTTTTCAACATCCGCCATCCGCGATTCCACACCCGACATTTTCTCGATCTTGACCACCGGCGCGTGGTTGGCGGTGAAGTCGAGTTCGAGCTCGCACATCTCGGCGATGCGGTTGGTGTTCTCGCAGGCCTCGCGCCACTTGGCGTGGTCCATCGCGGCGTACATCTCGTCGTTGCTCTTGAGGTAGAGCTGTGTCGGGTACTTCATGCGACTTTCGTCGCTGACGAGCTTGCCGGTGGAGATGCAGCAGAGGCAGTCGTGCGGCTGGTGGTCGTCCTTGAGCAGGAAGTGCACATCGTTGGTCGCAACGAGGCCGACGCCCATGCGGTCGGCGAGGTCGATCAGCTCGGGGTTGACCTGGTCCTGCTCGCGGATGTGCTTCTGCACTTCAATGAAGAACTTGTCCGGGCCGAAGACGTCGAGGTATGTCTCGGCGATGGTCTTGGCGAGCTTGCGGTCGTCCTTCATGAGGGCGGAGGGGATCTCTCCGCCGAGGCAGGCGCTGGTGGCGATGATGCCTTCGCTGTGGGCCTTGAGCGTTTCCTTGTCGATGCGTGGCTTGTAGTAGAAGCCTTCGCGGTAGGCGATTGACGAGAGTTTTAGGATGTTGCGATAGCCCGCGTGGTTTTGTGCGAGCAGCAGCAGGTGGTAGCCGCCGTCTTTGTTGCCTGTGCTCGTGCGGTCGCGGCGGTCGCCGGGGGCCATGTACGCTTCGATGCCGACGATGGGCTTGACGCCTGCGTCGACGGCTTTGCTGTAGAAGTCGACGACGCCGAAGAGGCAGCCGTGGTCGGTGATGGCGATGGACGACTGGCCGAGCTCTTTGGCGCGTTTGACGAGGTCGCCCGTTCGGCAGGCGCCGTCGAGCAGGGAGTACATCGAGTGCACGTGAAGGTGCACGAACGGGTTGGTTTTTGTGTTGCTCACCATCCGTGGCGATTCTGCGGTTGGTCAATCGGGCGGCATAAAATCCTTCTCCCCTACGGGGAGAAGGTGCCCACGAAGTGGGCGGATGAGGGGTGGAAGGTTCTGTAGTCGAGGATGCAACAGCGTACTGTAGATCACCGACGTCGGAACGTTTCAACCCTCACCCCTGCCCTCTCCCTGGCAGGGAGAGGGAGTAAGGCAATCGGCTTTGATCACGTCCAACTTACCGCCGCGCGGGAAGGCTGCCAAGGGGGATTACGAGCGGTCAATCGGCCGGATTCGTTTAACGCGAGCCGTGGCCGGGCGTTGGTGATTTGGGCGAAATTTTGCGATTCGCTCACACCGCCGCGGGCTCGCCGGCGTCGATCAGGTCGAGGCGCTGGCCGGCTTTGGTGGCGTAGTCTTCGCTGAGCTCGCAGCCGAGCCAGTCTCGGCCGAGGCGTTTGGCGACGGCGAGGGTCGTGCCGCTGCCGGTGAACGGGTCGAAGACGAGGTCGCCGGGGTTGCTGGAGACGTTGATGATGCGTTCGAGCAGGGCTTCGGGCAGTTGGCAGGGGTGCCACTGCTCGCGTTCTTTGAACGTGCCGCATAGCCGGGACTGGTACCAGGTGTCGCCGTCGGGGCCGAAGAGGTTTTCAGGCGATTGCTCGAACGCTTCCTGCGGGCGGACGTGCCAGTCCTTGCTCGCGGGGAATTTGAGCGTCCACGTGTCGTCCGGCAGCTTGCCCTTGGGGTTGGTGCGGGCGTCCTTGTAGGTGGTCATGCGGGCGCTGGGCACAGCCGCCTGGTCGTAGTGGAAGGTGAAAGGGGGGCTTTTCGCCAGATCGCTGCGTGGCTTGCCGTTTTTGCCCACCGCGGCCGACCCGACGCAGTAGAACAGGTGTGCGTGTGAGCGGTTGTACTTGGCTT contains:
- a CDS encoding site-specific DNA-methyltransferase; amino-acid sequence: MSNAPRNTIAVGDCIEQMNAWPADSVDLVFADPPYNIGYQYDTYHDKREDDEYIAWTEQWIDACTRLLKPTGSMYILIGDEFAAETRIHLKKLQRDGQLLYRNWIIWHYTFGQRCKAKYNRSHAHLFYCVGSAAVGKNGKPRSDLAKSPPFTFHYDQAAVPSARMTTYKDARTNPKGKLPDDTWTLKFPASKDWHVRPQEAFEQSPENLFGPDGDTWYQSRLCGTFKEREQWHPCQLPEALLERIINVSSNPGDLVFDPFTGSGTTLAVAKRLGRDWLGCELSEDYATKAGQRLDLIDAGEPAAV
- the dnaE gene encoding DNA polymerase III subunit alpha — protein: MVSNTKTNPFVHLHVHSMYSLLDGACRTGDLVKRAKELGQSSIAITDHGCLFGVVDFYSKAVDAGVKPIVGIEAYMAPGDRRDRTSTGNKDGGYHLLLLAQNHAGYRNILKLSSIAYREGFYYKPRIDKETLKAHSEGIIATSACLGGEIPSALMKDDRKLAKTIAETYLDVFGPDKFFIEVQKHIREQDQVNPELIDLADRMGVGLVATNDVHFLLKDDHQPHDCLCCISTGKLVSDESRMKYPTQLYLKSNDEMYAAMDHAKWREACENTNRIAEMCELELDFTANHAPVVKIEKMSGVESRMADVEKHPTSHIPHPTLPEGSTEWFTKFGSQYDLVPFDEGKDKHLTADALKEGCDDALRDLCEAGLIWRYGKDGITDEIRARLERELQVLADKLISAYFLIVWDCVNYARANGIPCNARGSGVGTMVGYVLGISNACPVKYGLLFERFTDPDRSEYPDIDIDICQDGRGQIIEYVREKYGYVAQIITFNVLKAKAAIRDVGRVLDVPLSEVDKVCKLVGDGLGTTIDKALDQEPDLKKLYGDSVQHRAMIDTARRLEGLARHAGVHACALVMATQPLENIVPLYQPAGTDQLVTQWDGPTCEKVGLLKMDFLGLRTLSIIERAKSLIRQSFDENEIREAIGSPRRDGVGVDPLDLERLTYDDPNVLALFQRGDTAGVFQFESGGMRNLLMSMKPDRLEDLIAANALYRPGPMELIPNYNNRKHGRENVPKVHEVVDRLTEETYGIMVYQEQVMQVANQLGGIPLREAYTLIKAISKKKEKTINAGREKFVKGSQTKGMIAAQAEELYDLILKFAGYGFNKSHSTGYAIVAYQTAYLKTYFPLHYMAALLTYESVSTDKVVEYIDACKRTRLPNGNAGIEVKPPDINLSDIGFGVVFNPGEQRDPSHGHIRFGLSAVKGVGEKAIRAILEERNKDGAFKNLYDFCERVPLGSVNRSTIEALIKCGAFDEVHGIENRAAMLEALDAAIQAGQRAAKDRTSGQMNFFGGLAEEAEADTGTVVEAPAVTLPRVEPWSTNEALKYEKEVLGFYVSSHPLDQHGDALYRYSSCTIEQISQLAAEVQVTVGGMLTRVRPTFVKKGRSAGQKMAMLTIEDGKNSIDAVVFADTYATTYHALELDKVVFLKGKVDRRREEPSIVVDQVVPIEQAETRLTQQVRIVVHDPRPVEKGTAFNGEFGRLREVLRQAGPRNGEPAADVVLELHQAGRVVSLRVNGLRVGVDRELVDAVKQVLKRAPEGRVNCLLMGPPKLVSSAAAAEELMHDEASADRGNMLGFASRLHDGEVCDSVDRY